The following coding sequences lie in one Flavobacterium sp. 20NA77.7 genomic window:
- a CDS encoding GNAT family N-acetyltransferase gives MEALDFIIKYSFSSFLNDGTVGEDPMDFVNEIDFEVYLTNESGHLLEKVGKGKISQILFSLAMDCGFPLMDVMDASHSIAQMSGVLFEWDDDKDFWDKIDAYFEFEPPLSYDVCFLETLEVIEKYRGKGLGEKIINNLMERFYSSCGLWVLKAFPLQHDISIQSEKEESQVDWNIKMGYKNMELDFEKSQYQLFNYYIKRGFKNPFDMEYFLARPHDVITK, from the coding sequence ATGGAAGCACTAGATTTTATCATAAAGTATTCATTTTCTAGCTTTTTAAACGATGGTACAGTTGGTGAAGACCCAATGGATTTTGTTAATGAGATTGACTTTGAAGTATATCTCACTAACGAATCAGGACATTTACTTGAGAAAGTAGGAAAAGGCAAAATAAGTCAAATCCTTTTCTCATTAGCAATGGATTGCGGATTTCCTTTAATGGATGTAATGGATGCTTCACATTCAATTGCTCAAATGTCAGGTGTATTATTTGAGTGGGACGATGATAAAGATTTTTGGGACAAGATAGATGCTTATTTTGAATTTGAACCTCCATTAAGTTATGATGTATGTTTTTTAGAAACATTAGAAGTTATTGAAAAATATAGAGGTAAAGGTTTAGGTGAAAAAATAATTAATAATTTAATGGAACGTTTTTATTCCTCTTGTGGTTTATGGGTGTTAAAAGCTTTCCCTTTGCAGCATGATATTTCAATTCAAAGTGAAAAGGAAGAATCTCAGGTAGATTGGAATATAAAAATGGGGTATAAAAACATGGAATTGGATTTTGAAAAATCACAATACCAATTATTTAATTATTATATAAAAAGAGGATTTAAGAATCCTTTTGATATGGAGTATTTCTTAGCCAGACCACATGATGTTATTACTAAATAG
- a CDS encoding restriction endonuclease subunit S, translating into MSNKNWETKKLEDLLEYIQPTKYIVKSTEYNDNYKTPVLTAGKTFILGKTNETEGIFENVPVIIFDDFTTANKLVNFKFKVKSSAMKILKPKNEDVNLLFVYYYMQTLRVSFDTHKRYWISVFSKLPIPLPNTETQHIIVSKIEELFSELDQGIADLKTAQAQLKVYRQSVLKHAFEGKLTNKNVKEGELPEGWEVDELKDVCVVKRGKSKHRPRNAPELYGGNYPFIQTGDIRNANGGYIKKYSQTYSEIGLQQSKLWPKGTLCITIAANIGETAILDFDACFPDSVVGLLTDEKVLYNKFLNYFFISFKQKLEELAPATAQKNINVNILENIKLPITSLEEQHQIVQEIESRLSVADKMEESIQESLQKAEALRQSILKKAFSGELV; encoded by the coding sequence ATGAGTAATAAAAACTGGGAAACCAAAAAACTCGAAGATTTACTAGAATATATACAACCCACAAAATATATTGTAAAATCCACAGAGTATAATGATAATTATAAAACTCCTGTATTAACAGCAGGAAAAACGTTTATTCTAGGAAAAACAAATGAAACAGAAGGTATATTTGAGAATGTACCAGTAATAATTTTTGATGATTTTACAACAGCAAATAAATTAGTTAATTTTAAATTTAAAGTTAAGTCTTCTGCAATGAAGATATTAAAACCTAAAAATGAAGATGTTAATCTTTTGTTTGTGTATTATTACATGCAAACTTTAAGGGTGTCATTTGATACACACAAAAGATACTGGATTTCTGTTTTTTCGAAACTTCCAATTCCTTTACCTAATACAGAAACCCAACACATCATCGTTTCCAAAATAGAAGAACTTTTTAGCGAGTTAGACCAAGGCATAGCCGATTTAAAAACCGCACAAGCGCAACTAAAAGTGTACCGCCAAAGTGTGTTAAAACACGCATTTGAAGGAAAACTAACGAACAAAAATGTAAAAGAGGGTGAGTTGCCTGAGGGGTGGGAAGTTGATGAATTGAAAGATGTTTGTGTAGTAAAAAGAGGAAAATCAAAACATCGTCCTAGAAATGCTCCTGAATTGTATGGAGGAAATTATCCTTTTATTCAGACAGGAGATATACGAAATGCCAATGGAGGTTATATTAAGAAATATTCTCAAACATATAGCGAAATTGGTTTACAGCAAAGTAAATTATGGCCTAAAGGAACACTATGCATAACAATTGCAGCTAATATTGGAGAAACTGCAATATTAGATTTTGATGCATGTTTTCCTGATAGTGTAGTTGGTTTATTAACCGATGAAAAAGTATTATATAATAAGTTTTTAAATTACTTTTTCATTTCATTTAAACAAAAACTAGAAGAATTAGCTCCTGCAACAGCTCAAAAAAATATTAATGTAAATATTCTTGAAAACATCAAATTACCTATTACATCTCTTGAAGAACAACACCAAATCGTTCAAGAAATTGAAAGTCGTTTAAGTGTTGCTGATAAAATGGAGGAAAGCATACAAGAGAGTTTACAAAAAGCAGAAGCGTTAAGGCAAAGTATTTTGAAAAAGGCGTTTAGTGGGGAGCTTGTCTAA
- a CDS encoding DUF5131 family protein, translating into MAESSIEWTELTWNPTTGCDKISQGCKFCYAERMAKRLHAMGVDKYRNVFKITEHPEALKEPYKWKKRRVVFVNSMSDLFHEDISDDFILKVFEVMKDTEHVYQVLTKRAERLLDFDKRVLKGKWPHNVWMGVSVEDTRVVDRIDFLRKTKARVKFLSCEPLIGPLPNLNLKKIDWVIVGGESGPKSRKMEPEWAINIMEQCEKADVRFFFKQWGGTNKKKAGREINGKTYDDMPELDGVLADAGY; encoded by the coding sequence ATGGCAGAATCAAGTATAGAATGGACAGAGTTAACATGGAATCCTACAACGGGTTGTGATAAAATTTCACAGGGTTGTAAGTTTTGTTATGCGGAACGTATGGCAAAACGATTACATGCAATGGGTGTAGATAAATACCGAAATGTTTTTAAAATAACAGAACATCCCGAAGCACTAAAAGAACCTTATAAATGGAAAAAAAGAAGGGTTGTTTTTGTTAACTCAATGAGTGATTTATTTCATGAAGATATTTCAGATGACTTTATTTTGAAAGTTTTTGAAGTAATGAAAGATACAGAGCATGTTTATCAAGTTTTGACCAAGCGTGCAGAACGTTTGTTAGATTTTGACAAGCGTGTTTTAAAAGGTAAATGGCCTCATAATGTTTGGATGGGGGTTTCTGTTGAAGACACAAGAGTTGTTGATAGAATTGATTTTCTTAGAAAAACAAAAGCTAGAGTTAAGTTTCTTTCTTGTGAGCCATTAATTGGACCTTTACCAAATTTGAATTTGAAGAAAATTGATTGGGTAATTGTTGGAGGAGAAAGCGGACCTAAATCAAGAAAGATGGAACCTGAATGGGCAATTAACATTATGGAACAATGTGAAAAAGCCGATGTACGATTCTTTTTTAAACAATGGGGCGGAACAAACAAGAAAAAAGCAGGTAGAGAAATTAACGGAAAAACCTATGACGATATGCCAGAGTTAGATGGTGTATTGGCAGATGCTGGATATTAA
- the tcmP gene encoding three-Cys-motif partner protein TcmP: MAKKDSQKIMLVHSEVKVKLLETYLKRYFNILNNSKFIGDIHYFDLFSAEGVYENGGKGSPIIVLDSIKNAYYAAKHKNGNSGKFHCMFNDIEESKIETLKKNISNLKLHYSEFGNIEFLTKDYQILVPEVSKKLDKLPKKEKAFVFIDPYGYKEVRISDIKSLLKNGNSEVLLFLPTHFMFRFIEDGTPESLYEFIEEIVPKEQWPKSQTGLVFIENLKNGFKKYLGKNFFVDTFVISREKNQFFCLFFFTSHIYGFDRMLDAKWELDEEQGRGWRYSSGVEDLFSCVEIEPSTEKFEDTLRSFIGLKSRNNKEIYEYTLRCGHLPSHASQILKKWQENKELISKTPSGENGRKSAFYLSYKEYKPAEPIKLIFSFNNI, translated from the coding sequence ATGGCAAAAAAAGATTCTCAAAAAATAATGTTAGTGCATTCAGAAGTTAAAGTAAAATTACTTGAAACTTATCTGAAAAGATATTTCAATATTTTAAATAACTCTAAATTTATTGGAGATATACATTATTTTGATTTATTTTCTGCTGAAGGAGTTTATGAAAATGGAGGTAAAGGAAGTCCTATAATAGTTTTGGATTCAATAAAAAATGCATATTATGCAGCTAAACATAAAAATGGAAACTCAGGTAAGTTTCACTGTATGTTTAATGATATTGAAGAATCTAAAATTGAAACTTTAAAGAAAAATATTTCTAATTTAAAACTTCATTATTCCGAATTTGGAAATATTGAATTTTTAACTAAGGATTATCAAATATTAGTACCAGAGGTATCAAAGAAATTAGATAAGTTACCAAAAAAAGAGAAAGCTTTTGTATTTATAGATCCATATGGATATAAAGAAGTAAGGATTAGTGATATTAAATCCTTACTAAAAAATGGTAATTCTGAGGTTTTACTTTTTTTACCAACTCATTTTATGTTTAGGTTCATAGAAGATGGTACTCCTGAAAGTTTATATGAATTTATTGAAGAAATTGTTCCCAAAGAACAATGGCCTAAAAGTCAAACCGGATTAGTTTTTATTGAGAATCTTAAAAATGGGTTCAAAAAATACCTTGGGAAGAATTTTTTTGTGGATACCTTTGTAATATCAAGAGAGAAAAATCAATTCTTTTGTTTATTCTTCTTTACGAGTCATATTTATGGATTTGATAGAATGTTAGATGCTAAATGGGAGTTAGATGAAGAGCAAGGTAGAGGATGGAGATATAGTTCTGGTGTTGAGGATTTGTTTTCATGCGTAGAAATTGAACCAAGTACTGAAAAGTTTGAAGACACTTTAAGGAGTTTTATTGGCCTAAAAAGTAGAAATAATAAAGAGATTTACGAATATACTTTAAGATGCGGTCATTTACCATCACACGCAAGTCAAATTTTAAAGAAGTGGCAAGAAAATAAAGAATTGATTTCAAAGACACCATCAGGTGAAAATGGAAGAAAATCAGCATTTTATCTTTCTTACAAAGAATATAAACCAGCAGAACCAATTAAATTAATTTTTAGCTTTAATAATATATAA
- a CDS encoding type I restriction endonuclease subunit R translates to MNQNPEQIARDEIDKQLLACGWVIQNKTQINLAAAIGVAVREYQTNVGPADYVLFVNQIPVGVIEAKRSELGQSLSMVEEQGEDYAKAKLKYLDNDPLPFVYLSTGDITKFTNYKDPKPRAREVFTFHRPETLGQWLKNEKSLRTGLLDIPELPIDRLRDCQIDTITNLEKSFKDFKPKSLVQMATGSGKTFTAITFIYRLLKFAKAKRVLFLVDTKNLGEQAEQEFMAYLPNDSNTKFTELYPVTRLKSSFIPQDNQVYISTIQRMYSILKGTELEERAEELNPYEFVPSKEPMPVVYNEKIPIEFFDFIVIDECHRSIYNLWRQVLDYFDAFQVGLTATPDNRTFMYFNQNVVSDYGYEKAVVDGVLVPYNVFVIDTKIQSEGGNIPIGEQVDKRERLTRKKFWETVDEDISYSGKQLDKDIVNPSTIRSIVKAVRDNLPNMFPDRFDEHGNFEVPKMLIFAKSDSHAEDIIDIVREEFGEENKFCKKITYQSTEDPKSILSQFRNEYYPRVAVTVDMIATGTDIRPLEVLLFMRDVKSKSYYEQMKGRGTRTCTLEELRKTGTPTAKYNKDHFVIIDAIGVEKSQKTDSRPLEKAPGVALKDVLGNIAMGNRSEEMLTTLANRLIRLDRQINPKEKEKFAELANGLEIKQVVQKLLQAYDPDVIQNLEFRIQNDLKGQAPAVIELAIETEHRTIIEQAVAVLHNPDLRNYIIDVRKKYDQIIDTLNIDEVTNMGWVKDVAEQAQSIVTAFETWVANNQDEALALQIFYGEPYRRRELTYKMIRDLYEKLVLEQPTLNAPKLWDAYAELEDNQDKDKLVKRMPRTEKPKKDLVLLVSVIRKALKIDEYLTAYDKTVDRNFQEWIFKKNAGQHNTFTEEQMQWLRMIKDYIANSFHLDTEDFELNPFNAHGGLGKFYQLFGNQYIEIIEELNEVLAA, encoded by the coding sequence ATGAACCAAAATCCAGAACAAATCGCTCGAGATGAAATAGATAAGCAATTGCTTGCTTGCGGTTGGGTGATACAAAATAAGACACAAATTAATTTAGCGGCTGCTATTGGCGTAGCAGTACGTGAGTATCAAACTAATGTTGGTCCTGCCGATTATGTCTTATTTGTAAATCAAATTCCTGTTGGAGTTATTGAAGCTAAACGTTCTGAATTAGGTCAATCGTTGTCGATGGTGGAGGAGCAGGGAGAAGATTATGCCAAAGCCAAACTCAAATATTTAGATAACGACCCGTTACCCTTTGTGTATTTAAGTACGGGCGACATTACTAAGTTTACCAATTACAAAGATCCAAAACCTAGAGCTAGAGAAGTATTTACGTTTCACCGACCTGAAACTTTAGGACAGTGGTTGAAAAATGAAAAAAGTCTAAGAACTGGTTTATTGGATATTCCTGAGTTGCCGATTGACCGCTTGCGTGATTGCCAAATTGATACCATTACCAATCTTGAAAAATCCTTTAAGGACTTCAAGCCGAAATCATTAGTACAAATGGCAACAGGTTCAGGGAAAACCTTTACTGCAATTACGTTTATTTATCGCTTACTGAAATTTGCTAAAGCAAAACGAGTTCTGTTTTTAGTAGATACCAAAAACTTAGGAGAACAAGCCGAACAAGAATTCATGGCATATTTGCCAAATGATTCCAATACTAAGTTTACCGAATTATATCCTGTAACCCGATTAAAAAGCAGTTTTATTCCTCAGGATAATCAGGTGTATATTAGTACGATTCAGCGTATGTATTCGATTTTGAAAGGTACGGAATTAGAAGAAAGAGCCGAAGAATTGAATCCGTATGAGTTTGTCCCTAGTAAAGAGCCTATGCCAGTAGTATACAATGAAAAAATTCCAATTGAGTTTTTCGATTTCATCGTAATTGACGAATGTCACCGCAGTATTTACAACCTATGGCGACAAGTATTGGATTACTTTGATGCATTTCAAGTAGGCTTAACCGCTACACCTGATAACCGTACGTTTATGTATTTCAATCAGAATGTAGTTTCGGATTATGGTTATGAAAAAGCGGTGGTAGATGGCGTTTTGGTGCCGTATAATGTATTCGTAATTGATACCAAAATTCAAAGTGAAGGTGGAAATATTCCTATTGGCGAACAAGTAGACAAACGCGAACGCTTAACTCGTAAAAAGTTTTGGGAAACCGTAGATGAAGATATCAGTTACTCGGGTAAACAATTGGATAAAGACATTGTGAATCCTAGTACCATTCGAAGTATTGTAAAAGCCGTTCGTGATAATTTGCCGAATATGTTTCCTGACCGTTTTGACGAACACGGCAATTTCGAAGTACCCAAAATGCTAATTTTTGCCAAAAGCGACAGTCATGCCGAAGATATTATTGACATTGTTCGAGAGGAATTTGGCGAAGAAAATAAGTTTTGTAAAAAGATTACGTATCAATCTACCGAAGACCCCAAAAGCATTTTGAGTCAGTTTCGTAACGAATACTATCCTCGTGTAGCGGTTACAGTAGATATGATTGCTACAGGAACCGATATAAGACCGCTGGAAGTGTTGTTGTTTATGCGTGATGTGAAAAGTAAAAGTTACTACGAACAAATGAAAGGTCGTGGTACGCGTACGTGTACCTTAGAAGAACTACGCAAAACAGGAACACCAACTGCTAAATACAACAAAGACCATTTTGTTATTATTGATGCCATTGGAGTTGAAAAATCACAAAAAACCGATAGCCGACCCTTAGAAAAAGCTCCTGGTGTGGCGTTAAAAGATGTGTTGGGCAATATTGCGATGGGTAACCGCTCGGAAGAAATGTTAACCACTTTAGCCAATCGTTTGATTCGTTTAGACCGACAAATTAATCCCAAAGAAAAAGAAAAATTTGCCGAGTTAGCTAATGGGTTGGAGATTAAACAAGTGGTACAAAAGTTATTGCAAGCGTATGACCCTGATGTAATTCAGAATTTAGAATTTAGAATTCAGAATGATTTGAAAGGACAAGCGCCAGCCGTTATAGAACTAGCCATTGAAACGGAACACCGTACTATTATAGAACAAGCTGTTGCGGTGTTGCACAATCCTGATTTACGCAATTACATTATAGACGTACGCAAAAAATACGACCAAATTATTGATACCCTCAATATAGACGAAGTAACCAATATGGGTTGGGTAAAAGATGTTGCCGAGCAAGCGCAAAGCATCGTAACCGCTTTTGAAACTTGGGTAGCCAATAACCAAGACGAAGCCTTAGCCTTGCAAATTTTTTATGGCGAACCGTATCGTAGAAGGGAATTGACTTATAAAATGATACGCGATTTATATGAGAAATTGGTATTGGAACAACCTACCTTAAACGCACCTAAACTTTGGGATGCTTATGCCGAGTTAGAAGATAACCAAGACAAAGATAAGTTAGTAAAACGAATGCCAAGAACCGAGAAACCTAAAAAAGATTTGGTACTCTTGGTTTCTGTGATTCGTAAAGCCTTAAAGATTGATGAGTATTTAACGGCTTATGATAAAACGGTGGATAGAAACTTTCAAGAGTGGATATTTAAGAAAAATGCAGGGCAACACAATACTTTTACCGAAGAACAAATGCAATGGTTGCGCATGATTAAAGATTATATTGCCAACTCCTTTCATTTAGATACCGAAGATTTTGAACTGAACCCGTTTAACGCGCACGGTGGTTTAGGCAAGTTTTACCAGTTGTTTGGCAACCAGTATATAGAAATTATAGAAGAATTAAACGAAGTACTAGCAGCTTAG
- a CDS encoding DUF5655 domain-containing protein yields MKLVKPEKLNLLTHKDLNETWVQQVIAEDPSILGLGDLILKDKERIHPKAGRLDLLLQDAESKRRYEVEVQLGKVDESHIIRTIEYWDIERKRYPQYDHCAVIIAEDITSRFLNVISLFNGYIPLIAIQMSAYQFSKDEVSLIFTTVLDEVNLGLVEEDEETKEVTDRNYWETIKGTKQTVALADQLLEIVKEFSPHLDLKYNKYYIGLAKNGQPNNFAIFRAKKSSLLLEIRLKQSPEIQDKLDLAKLDTMDYENKWGRYRIRVDKNDILKHKELLKNLMKQAYGFVNEE; encoded by the coding sequence ATGAAATTAGTAAAACCAGAAAAATTAAATTTATTAACTCACAAAGATTTAAATGAAACTTGGGTACAACAAGTAATTGCTGAAGACCCATCAATTTTGGGACTTGGTGATTTGATTTTAAAAGATAAAGAAAGAATTCACCCAAAAGCTGGAAGACTTGATTTATTGTTACAAGACGCTGAAAGTAAAAGAAGGTATGAAGTTGAAGTTCAGCTAGGTAAAGTTGATGAAAGTCATATTATTAGAACTATTGAATATTGGGATATAGAACGCAAACGATACCCACAATACGATCATTGTGCCGTAATTATTGCCGAAGATATAACGAGTAGATTTTTGAATGTAATTAGTCTGTTTAACGGTTATATTCCATTAATCGCTATTCAAATGTCTGCGTATCAATTTTCAAAAGACGAGGTTTCATTAATTTTCACGACTGTTCTTGACGAAGTTAATTTAGGTTTAGTTGAAGAAGACGAAGAAACAAAAGAAGTAACAGACAGGAATTACTGGGAAACAATTAAAGGAACTAAACAGACTGTGGCCTTGGCAGACCAATTACTTGAAATCGTAAAAGAATTTAGTCCTCATTTAGATTTGAAATATAACAAATATTACATTGGACTTGCAAAAAACGGACAACCAAACAATTTTGCTATTTTTAGAGCAAAAAAAAGTAGTTTATTGTTAGAAATTAGACTCAAACAATCTCCAGAAATTCAAGATAAATTAGATTTGGCAAAATTGGATACAATGGATTACGAAAATAAATGGGGTAGATATAGGATAAGAGTTGATAAAAATGATATTTTAAAGCATAAAGAGCTATTAAAAAATTTAATGAAGCAAGCATATGGATTTGTAAACGAAGAATAG
- a CDS encoding abortive infection family protein — MADLTYIERANIEKFLGMKSGYVMDFSDRTFQEFVGEVVGLDIDDEKYHYASNSKANRLRQFIKVESNYTFGKLLSAFCDYWLSKVHTGEIDPRDDENLYKECVKISERLKQESIVEHIDAIQPNVDDRDFKLLAKSIRESIEKNEPEAALDRLHTFTFRYLRELCDKHNISYEKSDSLNAVFGKYIKFLVDNKHIESVMAEKILRYSINVVEAFNNIRNNKSFAHDNPVLNYHESVLIFNNVSNTIKFIETIENSLKKIKEPEQADWNDLPF, encoded by the coding sequence ATGGCAGATTTAACATATATAGAACGAGCAAACATTGAAAAGTTTTTAGGAATGAAAAGTGGTTATGTAATGGACTTTTCTGACAGGACTTTTCAAGAATTTGTTGGTGAAGTAGTTGGACTTGATATTGACGATGAAAAATATCATTACGCTTCAAACTCAAAAGCAAACCGTCTTAGACAATTTATTAAAGTTGAATCAAACTATACCTTTGGAAAATTACTTTCTGCGTTTTGCGACTATTGGCTTTCAAAAGTTCATACAGGAGAAATTGATCCAAGAGACGATGAAAACCTATACAAAGAGTGCGTAAAAATTTCAGAGAGACTTAAACAAGAAAGTATTGTTGAACATATTGACGCTATTCAACCAAACGTTGATGACAGAGACTTCAAATTGCTTGCAAAGTCAATAAGAGAAAGTATTGAGAAAAACGAACCCGAAGCCGCATTAGACAGACTTCATACTTTTACTTTTCGGTATCTAAGAGAACTTTGTGACAAACATAATATCTCTTATGAAAAATCCGACTCTCTAAACGCTGTTTTTGGAAAATACATCAAATTCTTGGTTGACAATAAGCACATTGAATCAGTTATGGCGGAGAAAATTTTGAGATACTCTATCAATGTTGTCGAAGCATTTAATAACATTAGAAATAATAAAAGTTTTGCCCACGACAATCCAGTTTTAAACTATCACGAAAGTGTTTTGATTTTCAATAATGTTTCGAACACAATCAAATTCATTGAAACAATTGAAAATAGTTTAAAGAAAATTAAAGAACCAGAACAGGCAGACTGGAATGATTTGCCATTTTAA
- a CDS encoding Shedu immune nuclease family protein: MTVKKGEHLEKEGPLKKIYFYYDSESGIKQLSSEVFKKSDQIVHYPRGYEGGDKYKTIKKFTYKGFKGKLPVGVNKSVNFGYGFTKTLNPFAYHINDNYDIVEVIIEKGGKVELDLANKKLYLNEIALSTLQDAFSSIFKKNKEEVDFVLKTNLHTLFPTSIVKPTKTYISNALANSLSSWGNTIDEFSDEDKKAIKDLFDKLSLSTDFLTKEALAKTKEIVDNKYIQETLKKYKELMAIKTDSDSLEKKWQEFLKDNSWIFSYIFAQPVILYKREAYVGGKTIDNKNGKFNDFLIKNSLSDNVSFLEIKTHKTKLLDPSTYRGEDVYSATKDLTGSINQVLNQRDNFQKEFYSHKVKSKGGFETFNSKCVVLIGSTKDLTEEQKYSFELFRSNSRDVEIITFDELQTKIESLQKLLKTK; the protein is encoded by the coding sequence ATGACAGTCAAAAAAGGTGAACATTTAGAAAAAGAAGGACCTCTGAAAAAGATATACTTCTACTACGACAGTGAAAGCGGAATTAAACAACTGTCAAGTGAAGTATTCAAGAAGTCTGACCAAATTGTTCACTACCCCAGGGGTTATGAAGGTGGCGACAAATACAAAACAATTAAGAAATTCACTTATAAAGGGTTTAAAGGAAAACTCCCAGTGGGAGTAAACAAATCCGTAAATTTTGGTTACGGTTTTACAAAGACATTAAATCCTTTTGCTTATCATATTAATGACAATTACGACATAGTCGAAGTAATAATTGAGAAAGGCGGAAAAGTAGAACTTGATTTAGCAAACAAAAAGCTTTACTTGAATGAAATTGCTCTTTCGACATTACAAGATGCATTTAGCAGTATATTCAAAAAAAACAAAGAAGAAGTAGATTTTGTGCTGAAAACAAACTTGCATACATTATTTCCAACTTCAATAGTAAAACCAACTAAAACTTATATTTCAAACGCATTAGCAAATTCGCTTTCTTCTTGGGGAAATACAATTGATGAATTTTCAGACGAAGACAAAAAAGCAATTAAAGACTTATTTGATAAGCTTTCATTAAGCACTGACTTTCTTACAAAAGAAGCACTTGCCAAGACAAAGGAAATCGTTGACAATAAATACATTCAAGAAACTCTGAAAAAATACAAGGAGTTAATGGCTATCAAGACTGATAGTGATAGTCTTGAAAAAAAGTGGCAAGAGTTCTTAAAAGACAATAGTTGGATTTTCTCCTACATTTTCGCACAGCCAGTAATTCTTTATAAACGTGAAGCATATGTTGGTGGCAAAACTATTGACAACAAGAATGGTAAGTTCAATGACTTTCTGATTAAGAATAGCTTAAGCGACAACGTTTCATTTTTAGAAATTAAAACACACAAAACCAAACTTCTTGACCCTTCAACTTATCGTGGAGAAGATGTTTACAGTGCAACTAAAGATTTGACAGGAAGCATTAACCAAGTATTAAATCAACGGGACAACTTTCAAAAAGAATTTTACTCTCATAAAGTAAAGAGTAAAGGCGGTTTTGAAACATTTAATTCAAAATGTGTAGTTCTTATTGGTTCGACTAAGGACTTGACAGAAGAACAGAAATACTCTTTTGAGCTTTTTCGTAGCAACAGCAGAGATGTTGAAATTATAACTTTTGACGAGCTACAAACAAAAATTGAAAGTTTACAAAAACTACTTAAAACCAAATGA
- a CDS encoding LuxR C-terminal-related transcriptional regulator, with the protein MSTNTIIIDSDEIFTKKVCFFIDSLVGFDVSYVNNSFADIDKLTNCNLLIATTNSETYESDYISINKISSNNPDIMIVLLTTSATNEMITKAFLNKFAAVVDKKYFLSYYEFILENILTIKGFYVSPILAKYIFEKVSLPKTSNITLLTKKQNDVAYYLSKGYSYIEIANEMNQSVNTTRMHTRLLYRKINIKSRFELINMLQNGNLKLNPITFNPIVNKSNFIYITEKEKKVLTLLKDNKNIKEIASELSITQFSTKYYINKLKQKNLII; encoded by the coding sequence ATGAGTACAAATACTATCATAATAGATTCAGATGAAATTTTCACAAAAAAAGTATGTTTTTTTATTGATAGTTTAGTTGGTTTTGATGTAAGCTATGTTAATAATTCATTTGCAGATATTGATAAATTAACTAATTGTAACTTACTAATTGCAACCACTAATTCAGAAACGTATGAATCGGATTATATATCAATTAATAAAATTAGTAGTAACAATCCTGATATTATGATTGTATTGCTAACTACTAGCGCAACAAACGAAATGATAACAAAAGCATTTTTAAATAAATTTGCAGCTGTAGTTGATAAAAAATATTTTCTTTCCTACTATGAATTTATTTTAGAAAATATTCTTACAATCAAAGGATTTTATGTTTCTCCCATTTTAGCAAAATACATATTTGAAAAAGTTTCTTTACCTAAAACAAGCAACATTACTTTGTTAACTAAAAAACAAAATGATGTAGCATATTATCTTTCCAAAGGTTATTCATATATTGAAATTGCTAATGAAATGAATCAATCTGTTAACACTACTCGTATGCATACACGATTGCTTTATAGAAAAATTAATATCAAAAGTAGATTTGAATTAATCAATATGTTACAAAATGGAAACTTAAAATTAAACCCAATTACTTTTAATCCCATAGTAAATAAATCAAATTTTATATACATAACAGAGAAGGAAAAGAAGGTATTAACTTTATTAAAGGATAATAAAAATATTAAAGAAATAGCATCTGAACTTTCAATTACTCAATTTTCTACTAAGTATTATATAAATAAGTTGAAACAAAAAAACTTAATTATTTAA